The Arachis hypogaea cultivar Tifrunner chromosome 14, arahy.Tifrunner.gnm2.J5K5, whole genome shotgun sequence genome has a segment encoding these proteins:
- the LOC112740972 gene encoding uncharacterized protein, translating into MYSLVSKWFFLIIFLDISIICVLGFRFPRLGIISQNTKMQYHDNSIINISYYTQRLDHFNYKPESSITFKQRYVIDFKNWGGSKSGAPIFVWFNGETSLEDGIDAAGILKDNALRFKALLLYIEHRYYGKSFPFGSSEEALKNASTMGYLNSAQALADYAAILLDIRKTLNAHDSPIIVYGGSYGGLLAAWFRLKYPHIAYGALASSAPILYFDGVAPKHGYYYIVSKDFREISKSCYYTIQKSWNEIDEIAKRPHGLSVLSKRFKICKKLKNVEVLKKHLKNIYSIGAQYNQPSVESICHAIDEAANKTDEIGQIFQAFAIFNHQSNFSCYDIEGSDNLIEQSQDGNAWDWQTCSEIIVPISIDEDASMFQPRPFNMENYLDSCEQQYSVIPLPHWIITYYGGQDIKLVFKRFASNIIFSNGLKYPYSSGGVLESLSPSLIALTTVNGTHCLDILPAQQNDPKWLINQRHVEINIIASWIAEYQADRLIC; encoded by the exons ATGTACTCATTAGTATCGAAATGGTTTTTTTTAATCATCTTCTTAGACATATCAATAATTtgtgttttaggatttagatttccTAGACTAGGAATAATTTCACAAAATACTAAAATGCAGTATCATGACAATAGTATTATTAACATATCTTATTACACTCAAAGATTAGACCATTTTAATTATAAACCCGAAAGTTCTATCACATTTAAACAAAGATATGTGATAGATTTTaaaaattggggtggttctaaaTCGGGAGCACCGATTTTTGTATGGTTTAACGGCGAAACTTCTTTAGAAGACGGAATTGACGCGGCTGGAATTCTTAAAGACAACGCTCTTCGTTTCAAAGCTCTTCTTTTATACATTGAG CATAGGTACTATGGAAAATCATTTCCATTTGGCTCAAGTGAAGAAGCTTTGAAAAATGCAAGTACTATGGGATATTTAAATTCAGCGCAAGCATTAGCAGATTATGCTGCTATTCTTTTAGACATTAGAAAAACTCTCAATGCTCATGACTCTCCTATCATTGTTTATGGAGGTTCTTACGGTGGAT TGCTTGCAGCGTGGTTTCGGCTAAAATATCCTCATATTGCATATGGTGCTTTAGCTTCATCTGCCCCGATTCTCTATTTTGACGGTGTTGCCCCAAAACATGGATATTATTATATTGTATCCAAAGATTTTAGG GAAATAAGTAAGAGCTGTTATTATACTATTCAAAAGTCTTGGAACGAGATTGACGAAATAGCCAAGAGACCTCATGGCCTCTCAGTTCTAAGCAAAAGGTTTAAGATTTGCAA AAAATTGAAAAATGTTGAAGTTCTGAAGAAGCATTTAAAGAATATATATTCCATCGGAGCTCAGTACAATCAACCATCAGTTGAGAGCATATGTCACGCCATTGATGAAGCAGCCAACAAAACGGATGAAATTGGTCAGATATTTCAAGCTTTTGCAATTTTTAATCACCAATCAAATTTTTCATGCTATGACATAGAAGGAAGTGATAATTTAATTGAACAATCTCAAGATGGCAATGCATGGGATTGgcag ACTTGTAGCGAGATCATTGTTCCAATTAGTATTGACGAAGATGCTTCAATGTTTCAACCAAGACCTTTTAATATGGAAAATTATCTCGATTCATGCGAGCAACAATATAGTGTAATTCCACTGCCTCATTGGATAATAACATATTATGGCGGTCAG GATATAAAATTAGTCTTCAAAAGATTTGCCAGTAATATAATTTTTTCCAATGGATTAAAATATCCATATAGCTCAGGCGG GGTATTGGAGAGTTTGTCACCCAGTCTGATTGCTCTTACCACGGTCAATG GTACTCACTGCTTGGACATCCTTCCAGCACAACAAAATGATCCTAAGTGGTTGATCAATCAAAGACACGTTGAAATAAATATCATTGCAAGCTGGATTGCAgaataccaagctgatagattaatttgttaa